A window of Pectobacterium carotovorum genomic DNA:
GCAAATGGTTTTGGTGGCGAGCTGTTCGGGCCGGGTCAGGCGCTGGATAGCAGCAAATACTTTATTATCATGCCGGAGAGCATCGGTTCTGGAAAATCGTCCAAACCGTCAGACGGCTTACGAATGAAATTCCCACAGTACGATTATAACGATATGGTGCAAGCACAATATCGCTTAATCAAAGAAGGGCTGGGTATTAACCACCTGCGCCTGGTGATGGGATATTCCATGGGCGGCATGCAAACCTGGCTCTGGGGTGAAAAATACCCAGACATGATGGATGCGCTGGTGCCAATGGCATCGCTGCCGAATGAGCTGTCTGGCCGTAACTGGATGATGCGCCGCATTTTGATTGAATCCATCAAGAACGATCCGGTGTGGAATAACGGTGATTACATACAGCAGCCGCCAACGCTGAAAACGGCCAACATTATGTTCAGTATCGCCACCACTGGCGGCACGCTGGCGTATCAGAGCAAAGCACCAACGCGTGCACAGGCGGACAAACTGGTAGAAGATCGCCTTGCGGCACCGTCGACCAGCGATGCCAACGACTTTATTTATATCTGGGGCTCGTCTGCAAATTATAACGCGGCACTGGAGCTGAATAAAATTAAGGCACCTGTTCTGGTGATTAACTCTGCGGATGATGAGCGTAATCCTATTGAAACAGGCATCCTGGATAATGAGCTTAAGAAAATTAAGCAGGCGACGTTGTTCCTTATTCCCGCCAGTAAAGATACCAGTGGGCATGGCACCATGATGTCGGCGAAGTTTTATAAAGATGAATTGCAACGTTTCTTAGAAAAGAATCCGTCTCAGAAAAATAATAAAAAATAAAAACACATGACCGGCAGAAAGTCTTTTTCTGTCGGTCATCGTTTGCTTGCTACCTTTCTTTATTTTATTACGGTTTTATAACGAATTTATTTCAGTTCGTGGGGATTAACACGTCTGGAAAAATGAATAACGACTATTACGTAAATAACGGAACGGCTCTGCTCTGGAGCTGGTGCTCATCCTTTCTTATTTTCAGACTACAGGGATAATTTATGTTTCGTAAGATAAAGATCCGTACTGCACTCAGCATGATGGTGTTTTCGTTAGCGGCGTTACTGCTTTTCGTCGGCGTGTTAGGGTTGGTTGCCGTTCAGTCAGGGAATAAATCATTTGCTCGCGTCGATATGGAAGTGCTGCCAGGGCTGGTTGCACTGAATGACAGCTCCGAACTGCTGTTGCGTGGCCGGTTGGATTTGCGTCTGTACGAATCATTAATGGGGAAAGGGGATGTCGAGGCGGCTAAAGTCGCGCTAGGGCGTGCCAGAGGCAAGGTCGACGGTGCCAGTGAAAAGTGGCAGGAATACCTGAAATACCCGCAGTCCGAAGCGGAGAAAGTCATTTCTGCGGACATGGCTGAAAAGCGTAATACGCTGATGCAGGAGTTTATCGATCCGGCATTTGCAGCGCTTAACGCAGGGAATCTGGATGAATATCGTCAGCGTGCCGGGAAATCAACGGTGCTGTATGCCGCATTTGATAAATCCTCTAAAGCGTTGGTTGCCTTCAAACTGAAGAGTATTGATGAAGCCTATGCCGATTCGAATGGACGCGTCGAGCTGATGGAAACCATTCTGTACGGTGCGATTGCCTGTGCGTTGCTGCTGGCGGCGCTGGCCTGGTCCGTGGTGACCAACATGATCGTGAAACCGCTGAATCAGGCTATTTCCGTCTTTGACCGTATCGCCGAAGGCGACCTGCGGGCACAGATTGATAGCAGTGGAAAAAATGAAATTGCACACCTGTTTGCCGCGGTTCAACGTATGCGCGACGGGCTGGAAAATATGGTGCGCGTGGTGCGTAACGGTACCGATGCGATAAGCGTCGGTGTCGAGGAAATTGCCTCCGGTAACATCGATCTCTCCAGCCGTACCGAGCAGCAGGCGGCCTCGTTGGATGAAACCGCTTCAAGCATGGAACAGATCATGTCGACGGTGAAAAACAACGAAGACAACACGCGTAAGGCCAACGATCTGGCGCTAAAAGCCTCTAATTCTGCGTCTCGCGGCGGGAATGTTGTCTCCGAAGTGGTTGATACCATGCGTTCCATCAAACAGAGTTCTGCCAAGATTTCCGACATTGTTGGTGTAATCGACGGCATCGCCTTCCAGACCAACCTGCTGGCGTTGAACGCGGCGGTGGAATCTGCGCGCGCGGGTCAATACGGTAAAGGTTTTGCGGTGGTGGCTTCCGAAGTGCGGATGCTGGCTGCGCGCAGTGCGACGGCAGCGAAAGAGATCGGCACCATGATCGATGATTCTCTCAGCCGTATTGAAAAGGGCGCGGGGCTGGTTGAAGTCGCGGGTAACACTATGGACGAAGTGCTGATGGATGTGAAAAAAGTGGTCGATATTATGGATGAGATCACGCTGGCTTCCAGCGAGCAGAGTCGCGGTATTTCACAGATCAATATCGCCATCAATCAGATGGATGGGGTGACTCAGCAGAATGCGTCATTGGTATCAGAAGTAGCGGCCTCAGCGAATTCGCTTCAGGAGCAAGTTGTTAACCTGCAACAGTCCGTTTCCCGTTTCCAGATCGCAAGAGAAAACATGGGCATGGACAACGTGCCGCCCGGTTTACGCCAGAACATTGCGCTGGTCGATGCCCGTTAATCGTTAAATGATCTATCGCCTGTTTTCGCTGATGTTATGTGGGCAGCGAAGACTGGTGACTTAGCAGCAGGGCGGAGTGATTTTGGGCCAGCACCAGGCTCGCTCCGTTCATCGAACTGGATGACCCACAAATCCCCCGATACGAAGGAATAAATCAAAACGTATCGGAAGGCGAGCTGTGCGGGGGACGCAGAACGTATCTGTGTCCAGCAAGGTCAATTTTTCCCGGTTTGAGGAAGAAAGGCACAACGCTGGCGGCGGTTTCAAAGGCATCTGGACTAGCGTCTTCAACACTTGCTAATGTGTTGACAAGACATTGGCCTAAAGGTGAGAGATTAATTGCTTGTGCATTGGGAAAGCAGCCGGAAGAGATCTGGCCGTCACGCTATCAAGGTATGAGTCCGAATCATGGGGAAGGGTTGCGGGATAACGTTCTCGTAGTGAATTGAACCCATTCCCCCAAAAGCAAAAAACCAGCCGTTAGGCTGGTTTTTTTTAATTAGTGGTGCCGGACTCGGACAAACGCCGGAGTCGTTGAACAGCGCGCGTGTCGCGCTAGCCCTGAAAGGGTGAACCGCTTGCGGCGAATAATCGAACGACGTTCGATGGAGAGTCCATAAGCCAGAAACGAAAAACCCCCGCCAAAGGCGAGGGTTAAGAATGAGTGGTGCCCGGACTCGGAATCGAACCAAGGACACGAGGATTTTCAATCCTCTGCTCTACCGACTGAGCTATCCGGGCAACGGGGCGCATTAAACCGTATTGACCGCGTGGCGTCAACGGGTTTATCAACGAAAGCGCTGAAAAACCTGCTGACTGCCGACTTTTCAGCCAAACTACGGGCTTTACCGCATTTTGTGTCCGAAATCAGGTGAGTGCGCCGTTTTTACGGCACAGCGCAAAGCGTAATACATCTTCAGCTAACCGCTGGGCGGTGGCGATGCTAGCGGCCTGATGCTTGACTAGCAGGTTGCTCAGGCAGCCTTCCAGAATCAATTCCATCTGCTGTGCCACCATTTCGGGATCGTCCGTTTCCAGCTCTTCTAGCAAATCGCGAGTGTACTGGTAAGATGCCTGCTTCTGCTGTTCCGCAATCTGGTGAATAGGGTGGTTGATATCAGGAAAGAAGCTGCACGCCGCAATAAACAAGCAACCCGGATAGCGCTGTTTGTTCACCGACTCGTGCAGCACCTGATAGCGCGCCAGTAGCTTCTGCTCGATGCTTTTCTCGTTGTCCAATAGCAGTTGACGTCGCCAGGTATCGACCTGCTGGCTATGGTGGCGCAGGCCGTCGTACAGCAATGCTTCCCGATCCGGCCAGAATGGCGTCAGTTCTTCTACCGGAACCCCCAATCTCTCCGCCAGCATATCCAGCGTTGTCATGGAAAAACCATGCTGCTCCAGTAGCGTAAGCGCATGTTCAAGAACGTCTTCCCGTTGCATTTGGTTTCCTCCAGAAGCACAACAAGCGAATTGAAAGTGTCGTTTATGGGCTGAACTTCTGCAAATGTGCCTGAAATTGTTCAGCGTTCATAAAACCGGTGACGCGCGAGCCGGGGATCTCTTTCCCCTGAGCGTCAAAAAAGACGATGGTCGGCAGCCCTAAAACCTGTAGCTTTTTCAGCAGCGCGTTTTGTTCTTCGCGGTTAGCGGTGACGTCCGCCTGTAGTAGCGTGATGCGCGACAGATGGTTTTGCACCGCCGGGTCGCTGAACGTGTATTTCTCGAACTCTTTGCAGGCCACGCACCAGTCAGCGTAAAGATCGAGCATAACAGGCTGAGCGCTCTTTGCCAGCGCGCTGTTGAGATCGGCAATGTTGGCGACGGGGGCGAAGTTCAGTGCCGACGTGTGGGCTTGCGCCACGCCAGTTGGGGGGAATACCCAGTCTTGCAGCGGTTTAGCGCTGATCACCAAGCCTGCCAGCAGCAGCAACTGTACGCCACGCATCCAGCCTTTGCTGCTACGCAACGTCAGCATGAGCGCCCAGCCGAAGAAGGCGATACCGAGCGCGCTCCACAGGCGCATCCCCCACGTTTCACCCAGAATACGTTCCAGCAGGAAGACGGGCAGTGCCAGAATAATGAAGCCAAACGCTTCCTTAACGTATTGCATCCACGGGCCGCTGCGCGGTAGCAGTTTGTTGCCGAACAGCGTGACCAGAATGAGCGGTAAACCCATTCCGAGTGCGTAGAGATAGAGCGTGCCGCCACCTGCCAGCATGTTGCCGCTCTGGGCGATATAAAGCAGGATGGCGCTGAGCGGGGCGGTGGTGCAGGGAGAACAAATTAGCCCAGCCAATGCGCCCATGCAGAATACGCCAGTGACGGAGCCGCCTTGCTGATGGTTGCTCCACTCTGTCAGTCGGGTTTGTACCGATGACGGGAGCTGGAGTGTATACAGTCCAAACATGGACAGTGCCAGCGCAGCAAACATTACCGACAGACCAATCAGAATGTACGGATGCTGGAGCGCCGCCTGAAAGCGTAATCCGGCAGCGGCAACAACCAGCCCAAGCAGCGTGTAGGTGAGCGCCATGCCCTGAACATAGGTCATCGACAGCAGCAGTGTGCGGCGCGGCGTCAGCTGTTCTTTTCTGCCCAGCACCAGACTGGCGATTAGCGGGTACATCGGCAGGACGCAAGGTGTGAAGGCGACGCCGATACCAATCAACAGCGCCCACCACGGCGAAAACGGCATCGGCGTGGTCTGCGGCGGTGCCGTCTGGCTCAAGACTACATTGGGCGGAGCATCCGTGCCTGCGTTAGCCAGCACCTGGCTGAGAGGAACGGTGCGCGTTTCCGGCGGATAGCAGAAACCGGCATCGGCGCAGCCTTGATAGGTGACTTTAACCGTTGCGCCGCTTTCAGCCCGTTCAATGGGAACCGCTAGCGCCAGCCGATCCTGCAGGATAAAGACCTGACCGAAAAACTCGTCATTATGGCTTTCGCCCTGCGGCATCTCCACCTTGCCAAGCGTGGCACCGTTCCCTTCGATCTTGATTTGCGCGCGGTACAGGTAGTAATCGGGATGGATATCCCAGCGCAGGTTGAGCTGGTTATCCTGCTGTTGAAACTCAAAGGCGAAAGCGCCATCGACCGGCAAAAAGCGTGACGTCGTGCTGTTGCCAAACAGTTTCTGGCCGAAAGAAGAGGCGGCCACACTGGGAGTACTGAAAGCCGTCCATAACAGGAAAATCAGCGTAAAGATGCGTTGAGCCATGTCAGATAATCGCTATCGCCCCCGGATACCGGCAGAACTAACAGCTCCGGCGTATCATAAGGGTGTTGTTGTTTCAGATGAGTCAGCAGCGCTTGCTGATGTGAGGTATCGCTTTTTATCAGCATTTGTACTTCTGATTGCTGTTCGAGCTTGCCTTCCCAGTAGTAGAGCGAACGTGCGCCGGGCAGCAGGGTGACGCAGGCGGCAAGCCGCGTTTCCAGCAGCGAGTCGGCAAGCCGTTGTGCACAGGCGTCGTCAGGTGCGGTACATAATATGACGACAGCATCGCTAAGCGGGCGGTCAGACATCACATCCTCCGTGTCAGATGAACAAATCCCAGACAACCAGAGCCACACTATACCTTGCTTTATTGTTTGAAGGGAATGAGGCGGATCGACGAGCTAAGCCGATCCGCGAGGGACTGTCTGGAAAGCAATCTTTAGATCAGGATACTGCCGAGAATAAAGCCAAATATCACCGACAGCGTAATCGCCAGCACGCCGGGAATCAGGAAGGAGTGGTTAAACACAAACTTGCCGATGCGCGTGGAGCCCGTGTCGTCCATCTCCACGGCGGCCAACAGAGTCGGGTAGGTCGGCAGAACGAACAGAGCCGAAACGGCAGCAAAAGACGCCACGGCTGTGACCGGAGACACGCCCAACAGCAGCGCAGCAGGCATCAGCGCTTTTGCCGTTGCCGCCTGTGAGTAAAGCAGGGTAGCGGCGAAGAACAGCACGACAGCTAGCATCCACGGATAGCTTTGCAGCAGTGCGCCTGCGGTGTCCTGAATATCGGAAATGTGTGCTTTAACAAAGGTATCGCCCAGCCAGGCAACGCCCATCACGCAGATACAGGCGCTCATGCCGGATTTAAACGTGCTAGCGGAGAGGATGCGTGCGGTATCGATTTTGCAGGTGATGCAAATCAGCGTGGCGATGGTCAGCATGAAGACCACAATCGCTTCGTTACGTGGCAGAACCGGGTTCTGAATCAGCCCGACGGTGCCGCTGATTGCCGTGGCATACAGCACGACAGCAACGATGCCGATTAGAAACAGCATCACGGAAAGCTTGGCACCCGGTTTGATCTCATGCTGGCTATTACCGCGCAGCGTGGTTTCGCCTTTTTTCAGACGTTCCTGATAAATTGGATCGTCTTTCAGCTCTTTACCCAGGAAGTTGGTCACAATCGCCGTCAGCATGATCGCGGCGAGCGTGGTCGGAATACAAATCCCTAACAGCAGCAGATAGCTGACGCCGTGCGGCTCAAGAATACCGGCGACAAACACCACTGCCGCCGAGATCGGCGAGGCAGTAATGGCGATTTGCGAGGCGACAACGGCGATAGAGAGCGGGCGAGAAGGGCGAATACCCTGCTCTTTGGCAACTTCGGCGATAACCGGCAGGGTGGAGAACGCGGTGTGTCCGGTTCCGGCCAGAATCGTCATGAAGTAGGTGACCAGTGGCGCGAGAAAGGTGACGTATTTCGGGTGCTTACGCAGCAGTTTCTCCGCCAGACTGACCAGATAATCCATTCCGCCCGCCACCTGCATCGCGGCGATGGCGGCGATAACGGCCATGATAATTTCAATGACATCAAAAGGGATGGCGCCGGGCTTTATCTGAAACCCAAGCGTAAGAACAAGCACTCCCAGGCCACCGGCGAAACCAATGCCGATGCCTCCCAGTCGTGCCCCCAAATAGATGGCGAGCAGAACGATCAGTAACTCAAGACCAAGCATGACTATGCTCCTTAATTAATAAAAAATTCAATCTACTCGTCATACTTCAAGCTGCTTGTGCGTTGGCTGCCCTTACTCACCCCAGTCACTTACTCGTGTAAGCTCCTGGGGATTCATGCGGTTGCCGCCTTCACGCAACTCGAATTATTTAGAGTGCATAACTTATTCTTATGGCCGTAGACGGCAAAAAATAAAGGCACGCTGTTCTTCGTGAACGGACGTGCCTGTTGGAATTAGATGTCGGTATTAGGGAAGCTCGTTTTCATCGGTATAGCGTTTGGCTTTGTACGCCGGATGCATCAGGTTCTGGATGGAGAAAATGTCATCCAGCTCGGCTTCCGTCAGCAGGCCGCGCTCCAGTACGACTTCACGCACGCTTTTCCCCGTTTCGGCGCAGATTCTGCCGACGATATCGCCATTATGGTGGCCGATGAACGGGTTCAGGTACGTCACAATCCCGATGGAGTTGAAGACATAGGCTTCGCACACGCTCTTGTTGGCGGTGATGCCGTTGACGCATTTTTCCAGCAGGTTGTAGCAGGCATTGGTCAGAATGTGGGTCGATTCAAACATCGCCTGACCGATGACCGGCTCCATCACGTTTAACTGTAATTGCCCAGCCTCTGACGCCATCGTGACGCAGGTGTCGTTACCGATGACCTTGAAACACACCTGATTGACGACTTCCGGCACCACTGGGTTAACCTTGGCTGGCATGATTGAAGAACCCGCCTGCAACTCCGGCAGGTTGATTTCATTCAGGCCCGCGCGCGGGCCGGAAGAGAGCAGACGCAGGTCATTACAGATCTTCGACAGCTTCACGGCCAGCCGCTTCAGCGAACTGTGCACCATCACATAGGCGCCGCAGTCTGACGTGGCTTCGATCAAATCTTCTGCGGGCACGCACGGCAGGCCGCTGACTTCCGCCAGACGCTGCACCGCCAGTTGCTGGTAGCCGTCCGGCGTATTCAGACGCGTACCGATTGCGGTCGCACCCAGATTGACTTCAAGCAGCAGTTCCGCCGTGCGCAGCAGGTTTTTGATTTCTTCCTGCAACAGCACGTTGAACGCATGAAATTCCTGGCCGAGCGTCATCGGTACGGCGTCCTGCAACTGGGTGCGGCCCATTTTCAGTACGTCTTCAAATTCTTTGGCTTTACGCTCGAAACCCTCACTCAACTTCGCTATCGCTTCCGTCAGCTTTAGTACGGCCGCGTAGACCGCGATACGAAATCCGGTGGGGTAGGCATCATTGGTGGACTGGCATTTATTTAGGTGATCGTTGGGGTTCAGATACTGGTATTCGCCTTTCTGGTGGCCCATCAACTCCAGACCAATATTGGCTAATACTTCGTTGGTATTCATATTCACCGACGTGCCAGCGCCCCCTTGATAGACATCTACCGGGAACTGATCCATGCATTTGCCGTTATTCAGCACTTCATCGCAGGCGCGGATGATGACGTCGGCGATTTTTTTCGGAATAGTTTGCAGCTCTTTGTTCGCCAGCGCTGCGGCTTTTTTCACCATGACCATGCCGCGCACGAAATCAGGTATGTCACTGATTTTATTGTTGCTGATATAGAAATTTTCGACGGCGCGCAGCGTATGAACGCCATAATATGCGTCTGCGGGAACTTCTCGGGTGCCTAACAGGTCTTCTTCAATACGGATGTTTTCTGACATGAAAATTCCTATTCTGCTGTGTGACTAGACGTTGTGGGCTGGTGTGTGGCTCTGATAAACCATCTTGCTTCGGCAATAGCCTCGGGATGTTTGACCAACCAAGTATCTATTACCATGAGGATATGTCGT
This region includes:
- a CDS encoding alpha/beta fold hydrolase, which gives rise to MINRILSGVVGAFLLMLSPLTHAQANFPEPKEGDWIAPEFTFNSGEKLKDLRIHYYTIGDKTKPAVLLLHGTNQPIKSLLANGFGGELFGPGQALDSSKYFIIMPESIGSGKSSKPSDGLRMKFPQYDYNDMVQAQYRLIKEGLGINHLRLVMGYSMGGMQTWLWGEKYPDMMDALVPMASLPNELSGRNWMMRRILIESIKNDPVWNNGDYIQQPPTLKTANIMFSIATTGGTLAYQSKAPTRAQADKLVEDRLAAPSTSDANDFIYIWGSSANYNAALELNKIKAPVLVINSADDERNPIETGILDNELKKIKQATLFLIPASKDTSGHGTMMSAKFYKDELQRFLEKNPSQKNNKK
- a CDS encoding Tar ligand binding domain-containing protein, with amino-acid sequence MFRKIKIRTALSMMVFSLAALLLFVGVLGLVAVQSGNKSFARVDMEVLPGLVALNDSSELLLRGRLDLRLYESLMGKGDVEAAKVALGRARGKVDGASEKWQEYLKYPQSEAEKVISADMAEKRNTLMQEFIDPAFAALNAGNLDEYRQRAGKSTVLYAAFDKSSKALVAFKLKSIDEAYADSNGRVELMETILYGAIACALLLAALAWSVVTNMIVKPLNQAISVFDRIAEGDLRAQIDSSGKNEIAHLFAAVQRMRDGLENMVRVVRNGTDAISVGVEEIASGNIDLSSRTEQQAASLDETASSMEQIMSTVKNNEDNTRKANDLALKASNSASRGGNVVSEVVDTMRSIKQSSAKISDIVGVIDGIAFQTNLLALNAAVESARAGQYGKGFAVVASEVRMLAARSATAAKEIGTMIDDSLSRIEKGAGLVEVAGNTMDEVLMDVKKVVDIMDEITLASSEQSRGISQINIAINQMDGVTQQNASLVSEVAASANSLQEQVVNLQQSVSRFQIARENMGMDNVPPGLRQNIALVDAR
- a CDS encoding helix-turn-helix domain-containing protein, encoding MCPARSIFPGLRKKGTTLAAVSKASGLASSTLANVLTRHWPKGERLIACALGKQPEEIWPSRYQGMSPNHGEGLRDNVLVVN
- a CDS encoding transcriptional regulator, which encodes MQREDVLEHALTLLEQHGFSMTTLDMLAERLGVPVEELTPFWPDREALLYDGLRHHSQQVDTWRRQLLLDNEKSIEQKLLARYQVLHESVNKQRYPGCLFIAACSFFPDINHPIHQIAEQQKQASYQYTRDLLEELETDDPEMVAQQMELILEGCLSNLLVKHQAASIATAQRLAEDVLRFALCRKNGALT
- a CDS encoding protein-disulfide reductase DsbD, which gives rise to MAQRIFTLIFLLWTAFSTPSVAASSFGQKLFGNSTTSRFLPVDGAFAFEFQQQDNQLNLRWDIHPDYYLYRAQIKIEGNGATLGKVEMPQGESHNDEFFGQVFILQDRLALAVPIERAESGATVKVTYQGCADAGFCYPPETRTVPLSQVLANAGTDAPPNVVLSQTAPPQTTPMPFSPWWALLIGIGVAFTPCVLPMYPLIASLVLGRKEQLTPRRTLLLSMTYVQGMALTYTLLGLVVAAAGLRFQAALQHPYILIGLSVMFAALALSMFGLYTLQLPSSVQTRLTEWSNHQQGGSVTGVFCMGALAGLICSPCTTAPLSAILLYIAQSGNMLAGGGTLYLYALGMGLPLILVTLFGNKLLPRSGPWMQYVKEAFGFIILALPVFLLERILGETWGMRLWSALGIAFFGWALMLTLRSSKGWMRGVQLLLLAGLVISAKPLQDWVFPPTGVAQAHTSALNFAPVANIADLNSALAKSAQPVMLDLYADWCVACKEFEKYTFSDPAVQNHLSRITLLQADVTANREEQNALLKKLQVLGLPTIVFFDAQGKEIPGSRVTGFMNAEQFQAHLQKFSP
- the cutA gene encoding divalent cation tolerance protein CutA, with product MSDRPLSDAVVILCTAPDDACAQRLADSLLETRLAACVTLLPGARSLYYWEGKLEQQSEVQMLIKSDTSHQQALLTHLKQQHPYDTPELLVLPVSGGDSDYLTWLNASLR
- a CDS encoding anaerobic C4-dicarboxylate transporter, which produces MLGLELLIVLLAIYLGARLGGIGIGFAGGLGVLVLTLGFQIKPGAIPFDVIEIIMAVIAAIAAMQVAGGMDYLVSLAEKLLRKHPKYVTFLAPLVTYFMTILAGTGHTAFSTLPVIAEVAKEQGIRPSRPLSIAVVASQIAITASPISAAVVFVAGILEPHGVSYLLLLGICIPTTLAAIMLTAIVTNFLGKELKDDPIYQERLKKGETTLRGNSQHEIKPGAKLSVMLFLIGIVAVVLYATAISGTVGLIQNPVLPRNEAIVVFMLTIATLICITCKIDTARILSASTFKSGMSACICVMGVAWLGDTFVKAHISDIQDTAGALLQSYPWMLAVVLFFAATLLYSQAATAKALMPAALLLGVSPVTAVASFAAVSALFVLPTYPTLLAAVEMDDTGSTRIGKFVFNHSFLIPGVLAITLSVIFGFILGSILI
- the aspA gene encoding aspartate ammonia-lyase, yielding MSENIRIEEDLLGTREVPADAYYGVHTLRAVENFYISNNKISDIPDFVRGMVMVKKAAALANKELQTIPKKIADVIIRACDEVLNNGKCMDQFPVDVYQGGAGTSVNMNTNEVLANIGLELMGHQKGEYQYLNPNDHLNKCQSTNDAYPTGFRIAVYAAVLKLTEAIAKLSEGFERKAKEFEDVLKMGRTQLQDAVPMTLGQEFHAFNVLLQEEIKNLLRTAELLLEVNLGATAIGTRLNTPDGYQQLAVQRLAEVSGLPCVPAEDLIEATSDCGAYVMVHSSLKRLAVKLSKICNDLRLLSSGPRAGLNEINLPELQAGSSIMPAKVNPVVPEVVNQVCFKVIGNDTCVTMASEAGQLQLNVMEPVIGQAMFESTHILTNACYNLLEKCVNGITANKSVCEAYVFNSIGIVTYLNPFIGHHNGDIVGRICAETGKSVREVVLERGLLTEAELDDIFSIQNLMHPAYKAKRYTDENELP